The genomic DNA CGGCGCGGCGTACTCGTGCGAAGCTGCGCGATGTATCCGGGGCTTGACGCCGGCCATATCCGCGTCGCCGTGAAGGATCGGGCGGCCAATGCCGTGCTGATTCGGGAGATGGAGCAGGTGATGGGAGGAGGAGAGGGATGACAACCCCTTTTTTGCATGTGCAGGCGGAACAAGCGGTGAAGGCTGATGGAGCCAGAGAGGCTAGTAAGGCTAGTGAGGCCGATGGGATTAATGAGGCCCTTGAAGTTAGCGAGACCATTAAAGTGAATCAGGCTAATCGTACTGATTTTGCTGGTCAGGCGAAACCCGCCAAAGTGAATGAAACCCGCCAAATGGGCGAAGTGGATCAAGTTGACCAAACAGTCTACCACTCGAAAATATGGCCGGGACTGAAGCTGTATCGGAAGGAGCGGCATATTTTGCTGGAAGCGCCAGAGCCGATGGACAGTTTGGGCAGCGCGGTATATGGCGGCGGAATGCATTCGCTCCAGCGCTTTGTGAATATATACGTGGACAGGTTCTATCACTGTGAAGATCCGGTGCGGGATACCCGGAATTTGCTAGGCGAATGGGGATATCCCGAGCAGGGAACGGCCGGGCTGCTTACGGCGGTGCAGCTGAAGCATGCGGCGGTCGCCGAGGAGCAGGGCGCCGACTTCGGCGTGCTGTGCTGCGCGACGGCGGGCGTGTCCAACGCGGCCCGGGCTGGCGTGCCGCGGACGACGTTCCCCGCCTCTTGGACGCCGGGCACGATTAATATTATGCTCGTCGTCGACGGCAGAATGACCCCCGCGGCCATGGTGAACGCCGTCATCACGGCGACGGAGGCCAAGGCGGCCGCGCTGAGTGATCTCGGCGTGCGCGACGCCGAGAACGGCCTGACCGCAACCGGCACGACGACGGATGCGGTCATGCTGGGCGTCAGCCAGCGGGCCGAGTGGCCGCTGCTGCACGCCTACGCGGGAACCGCGACCGATCTGGGCGGCACGATTGGCCGCCTGGTGTACGACGCGGTTCGCGAATCTTTGGCCGCGGCCGGAGGGCCGAAATGACGGCCG from Paenibacillus woosongensis includes the following:
- a CDS encoding adenosylcobinamide amidohydrolase, translating into MTTPFLHVQAEQAVKADGAREASKASEADGINEALEVSETIKVNQANRTDFAGQAKPAKVNETRQMGEVDQVDQTVYHSKIWPGLKLYRKERHILLEAPEPMDSLGSAVYGGGMHSLQRFVNIYVDRFYHCEDPVRDTRNLLGEWGYPEQGTAGLLTAVQLKHAAVAEEQGADFGVLCCATAGVSNAARAGVPRTTFPASWTPGTINIMLVVDGRMTPAAMVNAVITATEAKAAALSDLGVRDAENGLTATGTTTDAVMLGVSQRAEWPLLHAYAGTATDLGGTIGRLVYDAVRESLAAAGGPK